The DNA region AACAATTTGCTCTCGAATGGAATCAATGGCTAAATCATTGAGGTTATAATCACCGATGCGGATTTGTCCTGTTTGAGGAAAATATAAACCTGCGATTAATTTAGCGAGGGTACTTTTACCACAACCGGATTCCCCGATTAAGGCGATCGCTTTCCCTCCAGAAAGAGAGAGATTAAAATTATGAAGTAGTTCTACTCTACCGGGATGATGAAAGGTCAAATCATGGCAAATCAGATCACTGTCAGGCAATAATTTAACCTTAGGTTTGATTTGATTTGGTTGAACTTCAGGGGTAGCATCAATAACATCACTAAGACGTTCTAAGGCTGATTGGACAAAAACCAACTGATTAACAAAATCAATAGTTAAAGTGATAAAACTCAAGGCGTTTTTGCTCATGATATTACAGGCAACTAATTGACCGATAGTTAAATTGCCTTGAAAAACGAGTCGACTACCGAACCAAAGTAGAATTGCTTCCCCAGTCCGTAAAATAAAGCCTGAGAAAGTGGAATTAAAAATAGCAATCTGTGATCGTTGAAAGTTAACTTTGGCTTGCCGACCAAATCTCGCTTGAAATTCATCTAAAAATTGGGAGGTAGCATTTTTAGTTTTCATGATTAGTGCCCCCTTGAAAGTTTCTACCAAAACCCCTTGATTTTCGGCTGTTAACGCTAAAAGTTTTTGTGTTTTCCTTTTGATTTGAGTCCAAAAAATCAAAGTGGACAAACACATAACTATGCCAATAATAAAGGTGATAAAAAGAAGGTTATAGCTATATAAAAAAATTAAAATTAGAGAAATCAAAGCAATAAATAATTGACTAGGTAACAGAATTAAAGCTTGAGAAACAAGTTGATTGACTGCTTGAATATCTCGTAAACGGCTAGCTACTTCCCCACTACGGTGGGATTCATAATAGGCTAAGGGCAAGGATAAAATTGAACGACAGAACTCTATCACTAAACTAAGTTCTAAGCCTTGCGAAAAATGGGTTACTAAATAAGACTGGATAAATCTAAAACTACTTCTAAATAGGTTGGAGATGAAAACAGCAATAATTACGCCATTAAGGAGTGTTATATCTTGAGTAACCAAGACTTCATCTGTGAGAATTTGCAATAGAAATGGTGAAGTTAAAGCTAAAATCCCAATCATCAAATTAAGTAACAGAACTTGCCCTAAAAGGCGCTTTTTTTTTGAAAAATAAGCTAAAAAACGTTGGTAATTATTGATCTTACGGCGATCGTCAAGTTGGTGATGAAATTCAGGACGAGGTTCGAGTAATAACATCGCCCCATTAGTCCAACCTTTCAATAATTCTGCTTTGGATAAATAACGTAAACCTACAGCTGGATCTGCGACGATGTATTTATGTCCTTTTTTGCCGTATAAAACAACCCAGTGGACACCTTGCCAGTGAATAATACCGGGTAATGGAATGACGTCTTGATCGATTAACTCTAGGGGAACTTTCACTCCCTTAGCATCAAATAAAAGGGTTTTTGCTCCCTGTTTAAGATTTAATAAAGTAGTGCCTAACGCTCCTGTTCCTGCTACTTCCCGAACTCGATGGAGGGAAAAAAATTGACCGTAATATTTGGCACAAGTGGCTAAACAAGCAGCACCACAGTCTTCTTCATTATGTTGAAGGATAACCTGGTATTTCATATTTTAATATTGACAGGAGATTCAAGTAACAATACAGAAGGAATACGATCGCAAAAAGCTAAACGAATTAATTCATAACCCATACCAGCTAAGCCTGTCATTAATCCTAAAGTTTCTACTCCTAAGGGGACACCACAGTCGTAACCTTGTCTTTCAATGCTATTAAGTACTTGGCTGATTTTTTGATAATAAGTGTTGGTAAGTTCTTTGTGAGATAAGGTATTTATTCCTTGTAGGAGTAGTTCTAAACTACCTAAATCACCACTACATATGGAATGGTTATTACCAAAACCTAGTGCCATGGTGGTTTCCATTGCTATATTAATTTCCGAGTTGATTTGTGCGGTTTTTAGCTGAGAAAGACTACTTAAACGAGCTAAACCAATTCCTGTTGCACCATAACTCCAAGTAACTGCCAAGTTTTCTTGGTCTTTTTCACTATTGTGCCAATTTTTTTTGGTAGCAGAAAAAAGACTTCGTTCATATTTCCATCCTTCCAAAGCTATTTCTTGATAACGTTGATCTCCTGTAAAAGCAGCTAGTTTTAATAAGGCTAGGGAAATTCCTGCAGCTCCATGGGAAAAACCACTTAAGGGTCTTTGACTGGGAATTGTTGACCATCCAATGCCTTCTTTCATGGAAATGGCTTTTTCTAAAAGGCGATCGCCACACTGTATTGCCACAGTCTTAATATTTTCATCTTGAACCCAATCATAGAGATTAATGAGGGCTAAAATGCAGCCACTAGAACCAGCGACAATATCTAATTGTTCATCTTTTGCAATGAGAGGAGGCAATTTTTTGAGCCATTCTAAAGCACGATTATCTAATTCTGGTTGTTGCCATAAAGTCCCTAAATGAGTGATTGTATGAATAATTCCACCCCAACCATCAAAACCACCGACAGAAGCGATTAAGTCTTGATCGAAGTCAATTTGAATTAAGATAGTTTCTAAAGTATCTTTAGCCAGTTTTGTATATTTTTGTTTTTGAGTGATTTCTCCTAAATAGGCAAAAAATAGAGCGATTCCGGGAAGTCCTCCAAATAAATCCCAAGCTAAAGGTTTAACTGTCCAATGTCTTTCTCCTGCTGAATTTAAACCAATCCAACTTGCTTGATTTTTATCTCGAATGGCTAATGATTCTAGGCGAGAGGCAATCTTCTCGGCTGTTTCTAATAATCGATCTTGAAGTTGTTTCCAATTCTCAATTTTTTCAAATTCTTGCTCCTTATCTATCGCTTTTGTTTGTTTAGTTTCCACTGACATGGCTAAACTGCTTAGGGATGTTCTGATAAACCAGAGCTGTTCTTCTAAATCATTTTCGCTTAAACGTTTAAATCGTTGTTTTACTCGGTCTAATCCTGATGTGTCAAAAAAATCACTGAGTTTTTCCTCTTCTCCGCAAATATCTCTACAATTTATCTGAGTATAAAAGAAAGGTATATCACCTTGCCAAAGGGCTTTTTTTTCTAACCGAATTACATGTTTTAAACTGGGGTGATTAGGAACATCAATCCAAAGGCGATCAAAAAGGTGATCGCGGTCGAGAGCATTTCTTAAAGCATCTGGGTGAAAGCTTTCTTGTAACAATAATCCATATAATCTAGTATCTCTCAAAACAACCCTGATTTCATCATTAGCAAATTTAGGTAGCCAAAGGTTTAGGAATAAATCTCGATGCTTAAGTAATAAACGATAAGTTTCAATAAATCCTTTTTCAATATTTTCTTTATGAGTCCAAACTTCTGGTTCTTTTCCCTGTAAATAAGGAACATTTTTACTTCCAGAAAGAGTCGCAAATTTCCGCTCTACTTGCATTTTATCTGTTCCTTTCCCGGCTAATTCAGGAGTACGGGTAGGTAAAACTTGACTCCCTACTGCACCTAACCCGCTCGAATCAAAACCTCCTGAGTGATCTCTGTCCGCTATTCTTTGTGGTAATAATCCTACTCCCATAACAGATTGACCCATTTTGCGATTTGCTATTAAACGAGACTCTGGAGAATTAGGATCGAGACATTCAGGACGAAATAAAGTTTCTAGGTCAATGAGAATAGGATTTTCTCCATTGGCAATAATATTTTCGAGGTGAAAATCCGTTGCTTCTAAAGCTGACATCAAGGCTAAATAACTGCCCATGCGTTGATAAAATCGCTCAACTTCAGCTGCACAGCTACAACCTTTGGCTTCTACAAATTCTACCCAGCCATATTCACCTCGATTGAGTATCTTTAAGAGCGGCAATGGTAACTCTAATTCTTGCTGATTTAACCAGAGCAACAATTCTTGTAAATGTTCATCTATTCCTAAAGACCTTGGTTTATAAACCAGTTTTAATCCAGAACTAAATTCTAAAATAAAAACTGATCGTCCTTTTCTATGAGTATCTCCTGCGCCTGTTTGTATTTTTACTAACGTACCGGGAGAGGAGTGATGATTAAAATGCTCGCAAATGACATCCCAATCCTGATAAAGACGTTGTAAAAATTCTAAACTTATGTCTACCCATTGTTTGAGATAAATTATTACTTGTCGCGCTAAGACCGGATATTCTTGAAGTATCTCTAGAGCATCATCTTTGTTCTCTAAATTGTGTAGAAAACTGATTAAACGCTCCCTCGGAGTTTTTCCTAATAGTCTTTCTTCTAATCTTGCTACATTCAACTCTAAGACCATCGTTTGACTCAGTATTGCTAGCAATTGCTCTGGAACTTTCGCTGATAAAATTCCCTTAATATTTTCTGTTCCAAAGAGAATATTGTTGCCTAATTTTTCTATGCCTATCTCTAAACGAATTAAGGCCTGATCTAATAATGGTTTCACTAAATGCAAAAAACCTATACTGAGTCGCTCATCGGTTAGGGTTTCAACTGGTGCAATCTTCACCTTAGAAATTTCTTCAACTTCAAAGTCTTTAATTAAGGTTTCTAACCAATCCGGATCGGTACAGCGTTGCGCTAAAGAGTCATCTGATTCGCCCAAAATCTTCAGAAATTCATTTTCTGTTAATCCTTCTTGGGATAATTTCTGAGCATAACAATGCTCATTTACTAAAGGTTTTTGCGATCGCCAACGTTGGAGACGACGATCCGCTAAGTCGGGATTGGTTGTACGGATTTTTTCCAGTCGAGTCAATCTTTCCTGTAAAGGAAGTCCTCTATACCATTGAGCGAATTTAATCATTGGTTTAAAAAATATATGAGAATGATTGTCGTAATCATTATTGGTTAGCAAAAAAATTATGTGGCATCCCAGAATCAAAGTGATTTTCAAGGGCGCTCTCAGGCCTTGATTTCCCTGGATTGTGGAAGGAAAATCGCCTGTGTTGTCAAATAGTTTTTAAAACCAAAATCTTTGTGCATTTCTACGATCATTTAGTTTAGATACCTTTCAGAGTTAAGTGCTGAAAGAGAGCTGCACCACGATACAGAGGGTCTAGTCGCCTTAGCCAAACATAGTCAGTTAAGCTTTCTCCAGGAATGATAATGATTATCATTTTAACTATAGAATGACTAGACTGACTTTAAGGTGTAAGGAAATCTTCATGACCGAAATGTTTAATAAAGTTATTGCAACATCAGTGACTGTATCAATCCTAGGGATTTTGCCCTACGCAGAGGCGAGCGCCGCACCGACCAATTTTCTAGAAATGCAGGACAGTCTACTCTCCCAACAAAACTCCCTTGGCCAAGTAAACAGCGTCTTCCAACTGCGTGATATCGCCCCTTCCGACTGGGCCTTCGACGCACTCCGCAACCTTGTCGAAAAATATAACTGCATTGCTGGTTACCCTGACAGCACATTCCGAGGTGATCGCCCCCTCAGCCGTTACGAATTTGCAGCTGGTCTGAACGCTTGTGTACAACAGATTGAACGCTTAATTGTTGGCGGTGGTTCTGATGTTGATACCGCAGATATCACTCGTTTACAGGCACTAGTGCAAGAATTTGAAGCAGAATTGGGCACCCTCAGTGCACGCGTTGACGACGTTGGAGGTCGCGTTGAATTCCTCGAAGACAACCAGTTTTCCATTACAACCAAGCTGAAAGGAGAAGTTGTTTTTGCTTTAACAGACGTTTTAACAGGAGATAGCACAACCTCAACTTTTCCCTCGATTTTTAGCCCTACTGGCAATATTGATATAGAAAATCCCAGTCAACAAACAGTTTTTGCCAATCGAGTTCGTTTAGATTTTCTTACCAGTTTCACCGGTCAGGATTTACTTAAAGCTCGTCTCACCAGCGGTAATTTTCCCCATCCCAATCGTCCCGGAGGATTTCAATATGCACCTAATCCTTTACGGGGGTATCAAGGAGGTTTAGCTTTTTCCTCTGAAGGTCAACAAACCTTTAACGATATTGCAGATTTACCTGGTGATAATTCAGTCGGAATAACCGAATTAAGCTATGAATTTCCTATCGGTGACAAAGCTGAAGTAACAATTATGGCTACAGGAGGAGAACACCACGACTATGTACCCAGCACATTTAGTAGTTGGGATGATGATAATGGAGGTACAGGTTCTCTTTCCGTTTTCGGACAACGTAGTGCAATTTATAACTTTGCAGGATCAGGTATCGGGTTAAACTATGACTTCAACGACAGCATTAACATTAGTGCGGGTTATCTAGCTACTTATGCCAGTAATCCTAGCAGTCCAGATATAGGTAATCCTTTTGCCGGAGGGTTATTTGATGGTAGATACTCAGCTCTAGCACAATTAACTATTAAACCGACCGATAATTTTTCCTTTGGTTTAACCTACAGCCATAGTTTCCATCCCGTAGAAACTCCATTTAATAGCTTACCTATTTTCTTCAATGATCAAGGGACAAATTTAGCAAATTTCCCTGTTGTTCCGACTCAAGAAGTTTCAGTTAATTCCTATGGTTTGCAGACTTTATGGGAATTAAGTCCTAAGTTTGCTGTAAATGCTTGGTTTGCCTACAATCAGATTAATACTTCAAGTGGTACAGCACCCTTTGGTTTGGGTGACTATAGTAGTAGTACTGCAGACGTCTTAACTTACGGAATTTCTTTGGCCTTTCCTGACTTGCTCAAAGAAGGTAACTTAGGCGGTGTTGTAGTGGGGGCATCTCCCTACGCAACTGAAGCAAGAGTTCCTGAACCTTTTCGCACTGGCGGTAATTGGTTTGGGTCAGATTTGGGAGATGATTATACTGATTTAATTGCCGGAAATTCTATTCCTTGGCATATTGAGGCATTTTATCGCCACCAAATGACAGACAATATTTCTTTAACTCCTGGTGTTATTTGGTTAACTGCACCTAATCAGTCTTCTCAAAATCCTGATGTAGTAGTTGGCACACTTAGACTAACTTTCTCTTTCTAGGTAACTCAAGTTGCTAGTTCTTGATTTATCGACCCAAACATTACCTGATTTTCCAAGAAAGCGATCAGAAAATAAGCAGTTTTAAACGATTCAAATACCAATTAATAGCAACTATTTTTGAACTGTCTTAGAAGTTGATTTTGATCCAGTTAAGGGAACTAAATGGAACTTTAGAGGACCACAACGTACTGCAAAAACTTTGCAGTACGTTGTATTCATTCATTGGTTTGTCCTCAAGATTGAACCAGTTTTGCGAGGCTATTTGATTATTTCTCTAAGAACCCTTCTGCTCTGGGCAACGAAAACGACCTTTCACAAAATCACGTTTTTTCGCATGTTTTGTTTTGCGACCGGTGACTCGTTTGCGCCACATTTTAAAACTAGAGCGCTTCATATAACGCCGCATGATTTCAATTGTTTCTTGTTCTTTAAAGCCAAACTGCATTTCAATCGCATCGAAAGTTGTCCGATCTTCCCATGCCATTTCGAGCACACGATTAATAGTGGCACTATCTAAAGTCTTCAAATCCATTGTTGCTAAAACTAATCACTACTTCTGATTTCATAATGGTTAACCTAACGCAAAATCTTTTCTGAGGTTAGGTGGGCAATTCTAAAGGTAGTAGACCAAGGTTTCCCTTACGAAAATCATTGAGTAAAGCCACAGCTGCCCGTTCTTTGTCATTTTGAAAGCGATGTTCACCCAGGGCAATAATGTAATCTTCGCCGGACATTTCACCTGTTTCTAGTTCGTAGCGATCGCCTAAAACTTGATTTAGATTTAAATCTACTAGGAGTTTCACAAGGGCTTGGGCAACTAATTCATTGTCATAGGATGCTGCGCCGATATCTTCGCAAATGGCGAGTTTTATTGCATTTTCCTGATTGTCTAATTTCCACGGAATGACACCGGGGGCATCGAGCATTTCGATCTGATCGGAAATTCTGACCCACCGTAATTGTTTAGTGATACCTGCTTTCCTCGCACTAGCCACTACTTTTTTGCCGACGAGACGATTAATCAGTGCAGACTTGCCCACATTCGGTAAACCCATGACCACTGCCCGAACTGGACGCGGTTTCATGCCACGGGAAATGCGGCGATCGTTCATTGCTTTGCCTGCAATCTGAGCCGCTTTAATCACACCTTTTACGCCTTTTCCTTTCTGCGCATCGGTAAAAACAGGCTGTAATTTTTGCGATTGATACCAATCTCGCCATTGGGTGAGGGTCTCACTAGGAATCATGTCCCGTCGATTGACAACAATTACACGAGGTTTATCCTGTACCCATTCATCAAACTGAGGGTGGTGAGACGCGTAGGGAATACGAGCATCGAGTACTTCTAAGACCACATCCACGCGATTGAGCTGTTCTTTAAGTTGGCGTTCGGCTTTGGCAATATGTCCGGGATACCACTGGATCGGCTGGGGCATGGGTCTAGAAAATTACGGCACTCTACAGTCTAACCTGTCAGTTGATGCAATATTTTCGAGGGATACATTGTTCTACTGAGAGTCTGGAGGTGATCGCCGCAAAGTCTTGTCATTGAGAGAAAAAATAGTTCTCTAGAAGAGCAATTACTTAAGTAATAAATTTGAATCGAATCTGAAATGCCGAAAAAATCTGCGTATATTTCCGGAATGTAGTTGAAGTAAGGGTGAAGTAAACAATACGTTCGATAACACTATGATTACCGAACAATATGGACAA from [Leptolyngbya] sp. PCC 7376 includes:
- a CDS encoding peptidase domain-containing ABC transporter, encoding MKYQVILQHNEEDCGAACLATCAKYYGQFFSLHRVREVAGTGALGTTLLNLKQGAKTLLFDAKGVKVPLELIDQDVIPLPGIIHWQGVHWVVLYGKKGHKYIVADPAVGLRYLSKAELLKGWTNGAMLLLEPRPEFHHQLDDRRKINNYQRFLAYFSKKKRLLGQVLLLNLMIGILALTSPFLLQILTDEVLVTQDITLLNGVIIAVFISNLFRSSFRFIQSYLVTHFSQGLELSLVIEFCRSILSLPLAYYESHRSGEVASRLRDIQAVNQLVSQALILLPSQLFIALISLILIFLYSYNLLFITFIIGIVMCLSTLIFWTQIKRKTQKLLALTAENQGVLVETFKGALIMKTKNATSQFLDEFQARFGRQAKVNFQRSQIAIFNSTFSGFILRTGEAILLWFGSRLVFQGNLTIGQLVACNIMSKNALSFITLTIDFVNQLVFVQSALERLSDVIDATPEVQPNQIKPKVKLLPDSDLICHDLTFHHPGRVELLHNFNLSLSGGKAIALIGESGCGKSTLAKLIAGLYFPQTGQIRIGDYNLNDLAIDSIREQIVLIPQETHFWSRSIIENLSLGNSAIDFSTIVQACKIAQADEFISKLPNQYQTILGEFGANLSGGQRQRLALALGIVSNSPILILDESTANLDPVCETEVITRLLNHRQGKTTILISHRPQVITRADWIVFLERGTVKRQGTPQELFAQTGSHLHFLTP
- the ylqF gene encoding ribosome biogenesis GTPase YlqF, with amino-acid sequence MPQPIQWYPGHIAKAERQLKEQLNRVDVVLEVLDARIPYASHHPQFDEWVQDKPRVIVVNRRDMIPSETLTQWRDWYQSQKLQPVFTDAQKGKGVKGVIKAAQIAGKAMNDRRISRGMKPRPVRAVVMGLPNVGKSALINRLVGKKVVASARKAGITKQLRWVRISDQIEMLDAPGVIPWKLDNQENAIKLAICEDIGAASYDNELVAQALVKLLVDLNLNQVLGDRYELETGEMSGEDYIIALGEHRFQNDKERAAVALLNDFRKGNLGLLPLELPT
- a CDS encoding TIGR03643 family protein, which gives rise to MDLKTLDSATINRVLEMAWEDRTTFDAIEMQFGFKEQETIEIMRRYMKRSSFKMWRKRVTGRKTKHAKKRDFVKGRFRCPEQKGS
- a CDS encoding type 2 lanthipeptide synthetase LanM family protein; translation: MKITLILGCHIIFLLTNNDYDNHSHIFFKPMIKFAQWYRGLPLQERLTRLEKIRTTNPDLADRRLQRWRSQKPLVNEHCYAQKLSQEGLTENEFLKILGESDDSLAQRCTDPDWLETLIKDFEVEEISKVKIAPVETLTDERLSIGFLHLVKPLLDQALIRLEIGIEKLGNNILFGTENIKGILSAKVPEQLLAILSQTMVLELNVARLEERLLGKTPRERLISFLHNLENKDDALEILQEYPVLARQVIIYLKQWVDISLEFLQRLYQDWDVICEHFNHHSSPGTLVKIQTGAGDTHRKGRSVFILEFSSGLKLVYKPRSLGIDEHLQELLLWLNQQELELPLPLLKILNRGEYGWVEFVEAKGCSCAAEVERFYQRMGSYLALMSALEATDFHLENIIANGENPILIDLETLFRPECLDPNSPESRLIANRKMGQSVMGVGLLPQRIADRDHSGGFDSSGLGAVGSQVLPTRTPELAGKGTDKMQVERKFATLSGSKNVPYLQGKEPEVWTHKENIEKGFIETYRLLLKHRDLFLNLWLPKFANDEIRVVLRDTRLYGLLLQESFHPDALRNALDRDHLFDRLWIDVPNHPSLKHVIRLEKKALWQGDIPFFYTQINCRDICGEEEKLSDFFDTSGLDRVKQRFKRLSENDLEEQLWFIRTSLSSLAMSVETKQTKAIDKEQEFEKIENWKQLQDRLLETAEKIASRLESLAIRDKNQASWIGLNSAGERHWTVKPLAWDLFGGLPGIALFFAYLGEITQKQKYTKLAKDTLETILIQIDFDQDLIASVGGFDGWGGIIHTITHLGTLWQQPELDNRALEWLKKLPPLIAKDEQLDIVAGSSGCILALINLYDWVQDENIKTVAIQCGDRLLEKAISMKEGIGWSTIPSQRPLSGFSHGAAGISLALLKLAAFTGDQRYQEIALEGWKYERSLFSATKKNWHNSEKDQENLAVTWSYGATGIGLARLSSLSQLKTAQINSEINIAMETTMALGFGNNHSICSGDLGSLELLLQGINTLSHKELTNTYYQKISQVLNSIERQGYDCGVPLGVETLGLMTGLAGMGYELIRLAFCDRIPSVLLLESPVNIKI
- a CDS encoding iron uptake porin, coding for MTEMFNKVIATSVTVSILGILPYAEASAAPTNFLEMQDSLLSQQNSLGQVNSVFQLRDIAPSDWAFDALRNLVEKYNCIAGYPDSTFRGDRPLSRYEFAAGLNACVQQIERLIVGGGSDVDTADITRLQALVQEFEAELGTLSARVDDVGGRVEFLEDNQFSITTKLKGEVVFALTDVLTGDSTTSTFPSIFSPTGNIDIENPSQQTVFANRVRLDFLTSFTGQDLLKARLTSGNFPHPNRPGGFQYAPNPLRGYQGGLAFSSEGQQTFNDIADLPGDNSVGITELSYEFPIGDKAEVTIMATGGEHHDYVPSTFSSWDDDNGGTGSLSVFGQRSAIYNFAGSGIGLNYDFNDSINISAGYLATYASNPSSPDIGNPFAGGLFDGRYSALAQLTIKPTDNFSFGLTYSHSFHPVETPFNSLPIFFNDQGTNLANFPVVPTQEVSVNSYGLQTLWELSPKFAVNAWFAYNQINTSSGTAPFGLGDYSSSTADVLTYGISLAFPDLLKEGNLGGVVVGASPYATEARVPEPFRTGGNWFGSDLGDDYTDLIAGNSIPWHIEAFYRHQMTDNISLTPGVIWLTAPNQSSQNPDVVVGTLRLTFSF